In one window of Comamonas testosteroni DNA:
- the acuR gene encoding acrylate utilization transcriptional regulator AcuR, producing MPTDVLLKPRRGRPPKLRVDDVDTRELLMRAGLEVLTEKGFAMAGIDEILSRVEVPKGSFYHYFASKEAFGLELIERYASYFAYKLDSHFGSEALAPLARLDAFVADAVSGMERYDFKRGCLIGNLGQEMNGLPESFRARLAKVFKDWETRTMVCLEAAKAQGQIAHAADTAELACVFWIGWEGAVLRAKLERSAQPLHFFAQFFAAGLPKA from the coding sequence ATGCCAACGGATGTACTTCTCAAGCCCCGGCGGGGTAGGCCCCCAAAGTTGCGAGTCGACGATGTCGACACGCGCGAGTTGCTCATGCGTGCGGGCTTGGAGGTGCTCACTGAAAAAGGCTTTGCCATGGCGGGCATCGATGAAATCCTGTCGCGGGTGGAGGTGCCGAAAGGCTCGTTCTATCACTACTTCGCCAGCAAAGAAGCCTTCGGCCTAGAGCTCATAGAGCGCTATGCCAGCTACTTTGCGTACAAGCTCGACAGCCACTTTGGCAGCGAGGCACTTGCGCCATTGGCCAGGCTCGACGCGTTTGTTGCGGATGCGGTGTCTGGGATGGAGCGCTACGACTTCAAGCGAGGTTGCCTGATTGGCAACTTAGGGCAGGAAATGAACGGTCTGCCTGAGTCCTTTCGCGCTCGCTTGGCCAAGGTTTTCAAAGACTGGGAAACGCGGACGATGGTATGTCTGGAGGCTGCCAAGGCACAAGGGCAGATTGCACACGCTGCCGATACTGCAGAGTTGGCCTGTGTCTTTTGGATCGGATGGGAAGGTGCTGTACTGCGTGCCAAGCTGGAGCGCAGCGCCCAGCCGCTCCATTTCTTTGCGCAATTTTTTGCTGCGGGTCTGCCAAAGGCCTGA
- the acuI gene encoding acrylyl-CoA reductase (NADPH), whose translation MFNGILITKGDDGYQARFQRIEESLLPPGDVLVRVSHSTINYKDALAITGKGPVVRKFPMVPGIDLVGQVEHSSHAAFKEGDWVLLNGWGVGEVHWGGLAQLARLNGDWLIPLPAGFSPRQAMSIGTAGYTAMLCVLALERHGVQPGDGEIVVTGAAGGVGSVAIAILSKLGYSVVAVTGRTDEADYLLDLGAQEVLHRAQFAEPGKPLGKERWAAAVDVVGSHTLANLCATTRYGGVVTACGLAAGMDFPSTVAPFILRGVTLAGVDSVMRPKADRIEAWSRLATDLDLQKLGAICHEVPLTDVIPLATELLNGRVKGRIVVDVNR comes from the coding sequence ATGTTCAATGGAATCTTGATCACCAAAGGCGATGATGGCTATCAGGCCAGGTTTCAGCGTATTGAAGAGTCGTTGCTGCCACCGGGCGACGTGCTTGTGCGCGTCTCCCACTCCACGATCAACTACAAGGATGCGCTGGCGATCACCGGTAAAGGGCCGGTGGTGCGCAAATTTCCGATGGTGCCGGGGATCGATCTGGTCGGGCAGGTCGAGCATTCCTCCCACGCCGCGTTCAAAGAGGGGGACTGGGTTCTGCTCAACGGCTGGGGGGTAGGCGAGGTCCACTGGGGTGGCCTTGCACAACTGGCGCGTCTGAATGGGGATTGGCTGATCCCGCTGCCTGCGGGTTTCTCTCCCCGGCAGGCCATGTCCATAGGTACCGCAGGCTATACCGCCATGCTTTGCGTCTTGGCGCTGGAGCGCCATGGCGTTCAGCCAGGCGACGGCGAAATCGTGGTGACGGGGGCGGCAGGCGGTGTGGGAAGTGTGGCCATTGCCATCCTGTCCAAGCTCGGGTACTCCGTGGTAGCGGTTACCGGGCGCACCGATGAGGCTGACTACCTGCTTGATCTTGGAGCCCAAGAGGTTTTGCACCGCGCGCAATTTGCAGAACCCGGAAAGCCGCTTGGCAAGGAGCGCTGGGCTGCTGCTGTGGACGTTGTGGGTAGCCACACCCTCGCCAACTTGTGTGCCACGACCCGCTACGGCGGCGTGGTGACGGCCTGCGGGCTGGCTGCGGGCATGGATTTCCCGTCCACAGTGGCGCCTTTCATCTTACGAGGAGTGACGCTCGCTGGCGTCGACAGCGTCATGCGGCCCAAGGCGGACCGGATTGAGGCCTGGTCGCGGCTGGCGACTGATCTGGATCTGCAAAAACTAGGTGCCATCTGCCACGAGGTGCCTTTGACCGATGTGATTCCGTTGGCGACGGAACTTTTGAACGGGCGAGTCAAGGGACGCATCGTCGTCGATGTGAACCGTTGA